The Streptomyces sp. NBC_00224 genome has a window encoding:
- a CDS encoding protein kinase, which produces MPGIRGLLVAGRYRLDVTIGQGGMGRVWRAFDETLDRQVAVKEMRMNDLDAEDSRIRRERTLREARATARIDHPNVVRVYDVVEESDRLWIVMELVDARSLEQLLVEDGPVPPREAARIGLGLVEALREVHAVGVLHRDIKPGNVLLSRTGRIVLTDFGIAAIQDATALTVVGMLVGSPDYMAPERVGGRPQGPASDLWSLGATLCAAVGGQSPFARETTLATLHAVLYEEPQLPGTAGPLAPTLAALLVKEPDHRPTLDALATLLMPIAAPPTVLARTPTLAAPAHTAPTPAPEAPESPLPHPPAPEARAREAAPTLPPPTRAPEPETPQPGPSQRPAWAADGAGASPPPFPAGGAEAYTLPPPAPHPERGPGRSPEGGAGGEAPAGGLGAQPPETPLPPQLTPTPGGFREGAGWGNRRRLAITTAAAVTAATAIVVVLATTQGTGDKDKATGTAGPPTTTSPTVSPTVAGTSRPPSTPPPGTRGETGFAWAPPKGWTRTAKSPSNIHYHSPGGKQEIAASYALVRGGDLMNQWQVAEQGSHDVPGYRNIRLERTTFNGRPAVVWDYYFTQDGDPWKARQTGFDEGGKSYQVNIWYLATTEDEALRTYSAVTSSFTPL; this is translated from the coding sequence ATGCCGGGAATTCGGGGGCTGTTGGTAGCGGGGCGATACCGACTCGACGTCACGATCGGCCAGGGAGGAATGGGGCGGGTGTGGCGGGCGTTCGATGAGACCCTGGACCGCCAGGTCGCCGTGAAAGAGATGCGCATGAACGACCTCGACGCCGAGGACAGCCGCATCCGCCGCGAACGCACCCTGCGCGAGGCGCGGGCGACGGCCCGCATCGACCATCCGAACGTCGTGCGCGTCTACGACGTGGTGGAGGAGTCCGACCGCCTCTGGATCGTGATGGAGCTGGTGGACGCGCGCTCCCTGGAGCAACTCCTGGTCGAGGACGGCCCGGTGCCTCCGCGAGAGGCGGCACGGATCGGCCTGGGCCTGGTGGAGGCGTTACGGGAGGTGCACGCGGTAGGAGTCCTGCACAGGGACATCAAGCCGGGCAACGTGCTCCTGAGCCGCACGGGCAGGATCGTCCTGACGGACTTCGGCATCGCGGCGATCCAGGACGCGACGGCGCTGACGGTGGTGGGGATGCTGGTCGGCTCGCCGGACTACATGGCGCCGGAACGGGTGGGCGGCAGGCCCCAGGGCCCGGCGTCGGACCTGTGGTCCCTGGGCGCGACGCTGTGCGCGGCGGTGGGCGGCCAGTCCCCGTTCGCCCGCGAGACGACGCTGGCGACGCTGCACGCGGTCCTGTACGAGGAGCCCCAACTCCCGGGCACGGCGGGCCCGTTGGCCCCCACGCTGGCCGCGCTCCTGGTGAAGGAACCGGACCACCGCCCCACCCTGGACGCGCTGGCCACGCTCCTGATGCCGATAGCGGCTCCACCCACGGTCCTGGCCCGCACCCCGACCCTGGCGGCCCCGGCACACACGGCGCCCACCCCGGCGCCGGAAGCACCGGAGTCACCGCTCCCGCACCCCCCGGCGCCCGAGGCGCGCGCAAGGGAGGCAGCCCCCACGCTTCCCCCACCGACGCGTGCCCCAGAGCCCGAGACCCCCCAGCCGGGCCCGAGCCAGCGCCCAGCCTGGGCCGCAGACGGGGCCGGAGCCTCGCCGCCCCCATTCCCCGCCGGAGGGGCCGAGGCCTACACGCTGCCCCCACCCGCCCCCCACCCCGAGCGGGGACCGGGGCGGAGCCCCGAAGGGGGCGCAGGGGGCGAAGCCCCCGCCGGGGGTCTGGGGGCGCAGCCCCCAGAAACACCCCTCCCGCCTCAACTCACCCCCACCCCCGGAGGGTTCAGGGAAGGGGCGGGGTGGGGGAATCGCCGTCGCCTGGCCATCACCACCGCCGCAGCCGTCACCGCGGCCACAGCCATAGTCGTCGTCCTGGCCACCACACAAGGCACCGGCGACAAAGACAAGGCAACCGGCACCGCAGGCCCCCCCACCACCACGAGCCCCACCGTGTCCCCCACCGTCGCCGGCACCTCCCGCCCTCCCAGCACCCCACCCCCCGGCACCCGAGGAGAGACCGGCTTCGCCTGGGCGCCCCCGAAGGGCTGGACGCGGACCGCCAAGAGCCCGTCCAACATCCACTACCACTCGCCCGGCGGAAAACAGGAGATCGCCGCCTCGTACGCACTCGTACGCGGCGGCGATCTCATGAACCAGTGGCAGGTGGCCGAGCAGGGCTCCCACGACGTCCCGGGCTACCGGAACATCCGTCTGGAGCGGACCACCTTCAACGGCCGCCCGGCCGTTGTCTGGGACTACTACTTCACACAGGACGGCGACCCCTGGAAGGCCCGCCAGACGGGCTTCGACGAGGGCGGCAAGTCGTACCAGGTCAACATCTGGTACCTCGCCACCACCGAGGACGAAGCCCTGCGCACCTACTCCGCGGTGACCTCGTCGTTCACACCGCTCTGA